One genomic region from Tripterygium wilfordii isolate XIE 37 chromosome 20, ASM1340144v1, whole genome shotgun sequence encodes:
- the LOC119987479 gene encoding uncharacterized protein LOC119987479, producing the protein MVKVRAIRTSFSEFEDSSSSDSDYHEDVLPEDNSSEDDEEIIAAREKLKNYTRGWKSVALLQESDNEDEQNAGANDPPDETQTNEDEDVFESDGQISEYIESSDPGSYRDSTEEDPELRDDAVRKKSRFPSFKSHKGIPNFELSMLFNSNEDFKNAVSNYAILTRHDIRFTKNEPDRCRAKCMGTFDCPWLIYGSYDREIDSFQVKTFNPEHNCEPKRGLKRLTSKYLIKEFYDLIVAHPDKKIRYLKPFMEKKLELDVSLGQCKRVRKTVLADLEGNCVQEYAKLRDYAEELLKSNPGTTVDLLTDRPVLGVDGCFLKDLVKGELLTAIGRDGNNQMFPVAWVVVMVENTETWTWFLNLLRHDIGTAEGEGWTLISDRQKGLVGAVADTWSEAEHRFCCRHLYANWCKTFSGRHLNNLFWTLAKSTNRYDFDHNLKQLQEVHAEAAKDLMLVDPRYWCKAFFSTHSKCDSCDNNLCEAFNGTILEARNKSIISMLEDIRRAMMRRIRDKRLGVSKWRNDWGPLIHKKLQSNIRDSHIWTCEWNGGGGSYEVKCGRSQYVVRLRQGVCTCGAWELTGIPCAHAVCAIHYAGAKAEDYKVLWYKSNTYLRAYQKPIEPIRGENMWPRSEQEQVVPPKLRKMPGRPKKKRRREMHEVILKNNLTRVGRSMTCHVCKGKGHNARNKKCPGRSGPSSQKDCRPKSQPRKRVMLSGLGLYINPETGRSILNPGTSMSRIIDRGIQSSRTKNISSQDAAGSGEPI; encoded by the exons ATGGTGAAAGTGAGAGCAATTCGCACTTCTTTCTCAGAATTTGAG GATAGCTCTAGTTCAGATAGTGATTATCATGAAGATGTACTCCCAGAAGATAATTCatcagaagatgatgaagaaattaTTGCTGCCAGAGAGAAGCTAAAAAATTATACTAGAGGATGGAAGTCAGTTGCACTATTGCAGGAAAGTGACAATGAAGATGAACAGAATGCAGGGGCTAATGATCCTCCAGATGAGACACAAACAAATGAGGATGAAGATGTCTTTGAGTCTGATGGTCAAATAAGTGAATACATTGAGTCTTCTGACCCTGGTAGCTATAGGGATAGCACTGAGGAGGATCCAGAGCTGAGGGATGATGCTGTGAGGAAGAAGAGTAGATTCCCATCATTCAAATCTCATAAAGGTATACCCAATTTCGAGCTTAGTATGTTGTTTAATAGTAATGAGGACTTCAAAAATGCGGTGAGCAATTATGCTATATTGACTAGGCATGATATTAGATTCACTAAGAATGAGCCTGATAGGTGTAGAGCCAAATGTATGGGAACTTTTGACTGTCCTTGGCTTATATATGGGTCATATGATAGAGAAATTGATAGTTTTCAAGTGAAAACATTCAATCCGGAGCACAATTGTGAACCTAAAAGGGGTTTGAAGAGACTAACATCTAAGTATCTGATCAAGGAATTCTATGATTTAATTGTTGCACACCCAGACAAAAAGATAAGATATCTTAAGCCATTTATGGAAAAGAAGCTTGAGTTAGATGTTAGTTTAGGTCAGTGCAAAAGGGTTAGGAAAACTGTCTTAGCAGATCTTGAAGGTAATTGTGTTCAAGAATATGCAAAGCTGAGGGACTATGCAGAGGAGTTATTAAAATCTAACCCTGGTACTACTGTTGATCTGCTTACTGATAG ACCAGTTTTAGGTGTGGATGGATGTTTTTTGAAAGATTTGGTGAAAGGGGAGTTGCTTACTGCTATTGGTAGGGATGGTAATAACCAGATGTTTCCAGTTGCATGGGTTGTTGTGATGGTTGAGAACACAGAGACTTGGACATGGTTCTTGAATTTATTGAGACACGACATTGGCACAGCTGAGGGAGAGGGATGGACACTGATTAGTGATAGACAAAAGGGGTTAGTGGGTGCTGTAGCAGATACTTGGTCCGAGGCTGAGCATAGGTTTTGTTGTAGGCATTTGTATGCAAATTGGTGCAAGACATTCTCAGGGCGACATCTAAACAACTTGTTCTGGACCCTTGCAAAGTCAACAAACAGGTATGATTTTGATCATAATTTGAAGCAACTTCAGGAAGTGCATGCAGAGGCTGCCAAAGATTTGATGTTGGTTGATCCAAGGTACTGGTGCAAAGCCTTCTTCAGTACACATTCCAAATGCGACTCATGTGACAATAACTTGTGTGAGGCATTCAATGGAACAATTTTAGAAGCAAGGAACAAGTCCATTATCTCTATGCTTGAAGACATTAGGCGAGCAATGATGCGAAGAATCAGAGACAAAAGATTAGGTGTATCTAAATGGAGAAATGATTGGGGTCCATTGATTCATAAGAAGCTTCAAAGCAACATTAGGGATAGCCACATCTGGACATGTGAATGGAATGGGGGGGGGGGTAGTTACGAGGTCAAATGTGGGAGGAGTCAGTACGTTGTTCGACTGCGACAGGGTGTGTGCACATGTGGTGCATGGGAGCTTACTGGCATTCCGTGTGCACATGCAGTATGTGCAATACATTATGCTGGTGCGAAGGCTGAAGATTACAAGGTGTTGTGGTACAAGAGCAATACGTATCTTAGGGCATATCAAAAACCAATTGAGCCAATACGCGGGGAAAATATGTGGCCAAGGAGTGAGCAAGAACAGGTGGTGCCTCCAAAGTTACGAAAAATGCCTGGCAGaccaaagaagaagaggagaagggAGATGCATGAAGTAATACTAAAAAACAACTTGACAAGAGTAGGGAGGTCTATGACTTGCCATGTTTGTAAAGGGAAGGGCCACAATGCTAGAAACAAAAAGTGTCCAGGAAGGAGTGGACCAAGCAGCCAA AAGGATTGCAGACCTAAGTCCCAACCAAGGAAGAGAGTTATGCTATCTGGTCTTGGATTGTATATCAACCCTGAAACAGGTCGTTCGATCCTCAAT CCGGGTACATCAATGTCTAGGATTATTGATCGAGGTATTCAGAGTTCGaggacaaaaaatatttcatctcAAGATGCTGCAGGATCTGGTGAACCCATTTAA
- the LOC119986705 gene encoding vesicle-associated protein 2-1-like, whose product MTAAGGTNQFISVHPYELKFIFELEKPSYCDLKVANKTERHVAFKVKTTSPKKYFVRPNTGVIQPWDSCIIRVTLQAQQEYPPNMQCKDKFMIQSTVVPPHSDVDELPPDTFNKDSGKTIEECKLRVVCINPASDQRNSGDFALHNSTHNPDTDSTLRRLKEERDAAAQQTAQLQQELDSLKRRRYRRSDPGFSFKFAIFVGIIGMLVGLLLNLSLSSPSTE is encoded by the exons ATGACTGCCGCTGGTGGTACTAATCAATTTATATCCGTCCATCCCTATGAGCTCAAGTTCATTT TTGAGCTCGAGAAGCCAAGCTATTGTGATCTTAAAGTTGCAAACAAGACAGAACGCCATGTTGCTTTTAAG GTTAAAACCACTTCTCCTAAGAAGTACTTTGTTCGACCCAACACTGGAGTTATACAGCCTTGGGATTCGTGTATTATTAGAG TTACTCTCCAAGCACAACAAGAATATCCTCCAAACATGCAATGTAAAGATAAGTTCATGATACAGAGTACAGTAGTGCCTCCACATTCTGATGTTGACGAGCTTCCACCAGATACT TTTAACAAGGATAGTGGAAAGACGATAGAGGAGTGCAAGCTTAGAGTTGTGTGCATCAATCCCGCTTCAGATCAAAGAAACTCGGGAGATTTTGCATTACACAACTCCACACATAATCCTGATACTGACTCT ACCTTACGGCgtctaaaagaagaaagagatgctGCTGCCCAACAAACAGCACAACTGCAACAGGAACTG GACAGTCTGAAGCGTCGAAGATATAGGAGAAGCGACCCCGGCTTCTCCTTCAAATTTGCAATCTTTGTGGGAATCATAGGAATGTTGGTTGGTCTCCTCTTGAATCTTTCCTTGTCTTCCCCATCAACAGAATGA
- the LOC119987477 gene encoding 50S ribosomal protein L19-2, chloroplastic-like: MVLLRRFVRFSGPTKCRYFGDLPTVSCFVNTVSPCSRVRSSSSEEVAFRVFSDSHSRTFIQSSRLDSQFVFLLGRIEFWFTHCSARDGEGLQGKRDFSVRAKSEAVGETGNVEEQTEASGVEEDIEAETEAQAYSEGEALVKEARPPRKSRIKLGEIMGILNKRAVEAAEKERPVPDIRTGDIVEINWHRLSFYKGIVMSRQNAGIHTTTRIRKIVAGVGVEIVFPLYSPNIREIKVLQHRKVRRARLDYLRDKLPRFSTFK, encoded by the exons ATGGTACTACTAAGGAGATTTGTCCGTTTTAGTGGACCCACAAAATGCAGGTATTTCGGAGATTTGCCAACTGTCAGCTGCTTCGTCAATACGGTTTCG CCATGCTCAAGGGTACGCTCCTCTTCCTCCGAAGAAGTTgcttttagggttttctccGATTCTCACTCGAGGACCTTTATTCAGTCTTCGCGTCTCGATTCccaatttgttttcttgctCGGTAGGATCGAATTTTGGTTCACTCACTGCAGTGCCAGGGATGGAGAGGGATTACAAGGGAAGCGAGATTTTTCTGTCAGAGCAAAATCCGAGGCTGTAGGTGAAACTGGGAATGTGGAGGAACAGACGGAGGCAAGTGGTGTTGAAGAAGATATTGAAGCAGAAACAGAAGCTCAAGCATATTCAGAAGGGGAGGCCTTGGTCAAAGAAGCGAGGCCTCCGAGAAAGTCTCGAATTAAGCTCGGAGAGATAATGGGG ATATTGAACAAAAGAGCAGTTGAGGCTGCGGAAAAGGAACGGCCTGTTCCTGATATCAGGACTGGGGATATTGTGGAGATTAATTG GCATAGATTGTCTTTCTACAAAGGTATTGTTATGTCTAGACAAAATGCCGGCATCCACACCACCACTCGAATTCGGAAAATTGTTGCCGGCGTAGGGGTAGAAATTGTCTTCCCTCT GTACTCACCAAATATTAGGGAGATAAAAGTACTCCAGCATAGGAAGGTAAGAAGAGCAAGATTGGACTATCTAAGAGACAAGCTTCCCAGGTTCTCAACTTTCAAATGA